A window from Oncorhynchus mykiss isolate Arlee chromosome 9, USDA_OmykA_1.1, whole genome shotgun sequence encodes these proteins:
- the otud3 gene encoding OTU domain-containing protein 3 has protein sequence MSRKQTGKPVRGGNRKCDAERKRDERSARRAIAKDRKNRPQDRDDGEEFVSFSNQLHALGLKLREVPGDGNCLFRALGDQLEGHSRGHLRLRQETVQYMMSHRQDFEPFVEDDVPFTQHLSNLSQPGTFAGNDAIVAFARSQQLKVVIHQLNTPLWEINGSEKLVGRELHIAYRYGDHYDSVRPFGDNSESPAQLRIENLHNSSGQREFGDSQTDRRKAPSPTSSEEDNVILNSLKNMGPNCEEENLFQLSVATINAGWLLDSELSAQVCHGQCASGSCSACREAATECSDHKLPPDGGNLHKSKASNKQRKEQQHLVKKKRQEERHRQKVLQSKGTPDQNLSEPVTLVPALNTLTI, from the exons ATGTCTCGGAAGCAGACAGGAAAGCCAGTGCGTGGAGGAAACAGGAAGTGTGACGCGGAGCGGAAGCGGGATGAGCGGTCCGCGCGCAGGGCAATCGCAAAGGACCGTAAGAACCGCCCCCAGGACAGGGATGATGGAGAGGAGTTCGTCAGCTTCTCCAACCAGCTCCATGCGCTGGGGCTCAAACTGAGAGAGGTGCCTGGAGATGG TAATTGCCTGTTCCGGGCTCTGGGTGACCAGTTGGAGGGACACTCTCGGGGACACCTGCGCCTGCGCCAGGAGACTGTGCAGTACATGATGTCACACCGGCAGGACTTTGAGCCCTTTGTGGAGGATGATGTGCCCTTCACACAGCATT TGTCAAACCTCTCCCAGCCTGGCACTTTTGCTGGCAATGATGCCATCGTGGCGTTCGCCCGCAGCCAACAGCTTAAAGTGGTCATTCATCAGCTCAACACCCCACTGTGGGAG ATAAATGGCTCTGAGAAGCTGGTTGGCCGAGAGTTACACATTGCCTATCGCTATGGAGACCATTATGACAGTGTAAGACCATTCGGTGACAACTCTGAGAGCCCTGCTCAGCTGCGTATAGAG AATCTACATAATTCGAGTGGGCAGCGTGAGTTTggtgacagccagacagacagacggaaagCCCCCTCGCCCACCTCCTCAGAGGAGGACAATGTGATCCTAAATTCCCTGAAGAACATGGGCCCGAACT GTGAAGAGGAGAATCTGTTTCAGCTGAGTGTCGCCACAATCAACGCTGGGTGGCTGTTGGATTCTGAGCTATCAGCCCAAGTGTGTCACGGCCAGTGTGCCTCGGGATCATGCTCTGCGTGTAGAGAGGCAGCGACAGAATGCAGTGATCACAAACTTCCACCTGATGGAGGCAACCTACACAAATCCAAG GCTTCAAACAAGCAGAGGAAAGAGCAGCAACACTTGGTGAAGAAAAAGCGACAAGAGGAAAGGCATCGACAGAAGGTTCTTCAGAGCAAAGGAACACCTGACCAGAACCTCTCGGAGCCGGTCACTCTAGTGCCAGCTCTAAATACACTTACTATATAG